GTTATGCtaataattttaagtttttgtttgccTCTACAAGTCAGATTAAACTCCATCATCGAAACTTAAAATTAAAGGTCTTTATTTGAGAACCTATTTCGATCTTCTTCCATTATAAAATAGTAAATTAATTTGGCCTTTTTAAACCTCTGAAGTTACACTTGATTAGGGGGGTCTCTAAGTCGCACAGCACAAACTTCGTCATAATTCAAATTATAGAAGTTTACAGAGAACAataaattaacattaaaattcaACAAAACATAGATTGAGTATTTGATTACCTCGTCAGGCAAGAAAACTTTAATATCCTCAAGAAGTTAAATAGGAAAGCTGACGATGCCACCAACCACTGTGATTTACTACCAATATACCGCAAGGGTATTACACACAGGATCAACACCAGGCCTAACCAGTCAAACAAGGTTATCCACTCAATAAAGTATGAATAGCCATTTCTGAAAGAAACCAGTTTGACACAAGAATTAAGACCGAGACTTTCTTTAAGCCCTACAGGTTTTCATGAATTCTTGATCTGAAATTAACTGCGTCCCAGAATATTAAATTGAACCCTTTTATGTATTATGATATATCTCTGTGCATGGTATCAATTTTTACATGTAATTAAATTACTCAACTTTATAAAGCAGTTTCTCAAAACAGCACTAATACTACCATATTGTTACTCAAATATGCAACAATAGTGTAACATAATAAGTACTTATATCAACcacaaaatttgttaaaaattaattgaaatgaaaaaaggtaaaaaattaaaaagtttcacGACTTACAGTCtcatttgattgatttcttcacACATGTAAAACAAAACCATAAGAAGGGTGAACACTTCACAAATCCCACGAAGTAAATCTGCTGTACCCCTGTACTGGGTAGGGTCCAGTTTTGTGGAGGCATAAAGCAGAGAATATGACAAGAACAGCAAGAAGATGACATACAAAGCTGCTTGAAggctgaggaaaaaaaagagataaaccGAGTAAATATATGCATATCACATTATCATGAACATATGCATTATAATCAGAGAACTCTGTCTAACAACCAGCGGTGGGGATGTTTTATGGAAACGTTTCACTTCTGTAGGAAGCAGTCAGGTGAAGAAGCTATTAGATGCATTATTggacttgaaaaaattttcattaaactatttaaaacatgttttcaatTAACTTGTAGAAGTTCCCAGAATAAACAGTAGATGTGAATCTAGTAACTGACTATGCACTTTTCATTAGCTTGTTAATAGGGAACCCTGTGTGGAAGGAAGGCAGTGCTAAAGTTGCAGGGCTACTGTTAAAAATTAGTAAGGGACCTGTCAGCTTGCTTAGGAAAACTATCTTACAAGCCTCAAACACTTTTACCTCAGAAACAAGTGTCCATAActgttccattttgttttaaccAACATTCTTACCACAGGATGTTGCAAAGCCTcctgaagatgaaaattaagcaGAATAAAATGatcatgtaattaaaaaaaatcaattattgaTTGAGAAGAATGACAGGAAAGTATTGATGATCTTGGGCCAAACATTTTCTCAGCTGGGTCAACCTAACTCAATTACTCAGCATGTTTAGCATGTGAGTACAACTCTCACTTTAAATTCTCTTCttaaattctcctttcaatttAAATTGGCTTCTTGCACAGCCCTGCCCAGGGCCCCCCAGCTTTTCCCATCTCTTTTTATACCCTATTACATGAAGCCTCAACAAGtagaaaattttttatctttatcaatATAAGGGTGGGTGGGCCCAAAAGTTTATTATGTAGTCATGAATATTAATGTTGGAAGAAAGTTAAAGTTAAAGACAAATAGCCTTTATCATGGATGTAATGCATCTCATATGATATTGTAATTGATACTCTAATGGATTTGCCAGGCAAGCTGGGCTTTAGGTTGCCCTCTTTGATCTAGCTgtaacagaaataaaaagggTCCTTCTTGCtataaatatttcaacatttctaAGTAGCCTTCATTGTCACAATGAAAAAGGTTTTGATCTTAccttatttttgctctttgctATGACTTCTAAACAAGATTTGTTCCTCCAATTAAAATGTGGATTGTCTCTCTCCTTTTTCTCTGCTGAGGTCTCAATCTTAGGAGGCCGCCCTCCCTCATCACCATCCAAGATATGATAATAAAATTGATAGTCCAAAGGATCATCAGTGATTGAATTCCAGGCACCTTCAACTCCCTCTCTCTCTTCTTCATTGCTGTATGTTTCCTTCCGTTTTGGAAGGTGTGGCCAATGAGGATTCACCATCTGGTCAAGGACCGCCACTACTGTTTTCTGCATGTGAATAACAAACACAAAGTAAAATGCATAtttaaaaaggaataaaattaggcaatttggtgaaaaaaaaatactcacctTCATTTTGGGATTTTCAATAATGGACTTGAAAGTGTAGAAAGATGGCTGGGGATTTGTAATGTCCTGATCTGGTCGCCAAGAAAATAAACTCTGGGCTCTATTAGGGCagaagaaacaagaaatttaGATTAAATATTCAATGTTGACCTCAGTAGAGAGTTGTGAACATAAGATATAATAAGTACCTATCTGTGCCTTCCTACAGTTTGTGCACTATCTGGATCAAGAAGATACACGCTACTGCTAATACACCTCCAATTTcacaacatcaaaataaaactgTATTCATGAAACTCAttacaaaattataatttctcTTGCCAAGCTGGTGGagaatttttttcctacataaattttatttgtaaattgaaaataattgagGAAACTATTTGGTTCTCATGGTGCAGGCTAGTTTCATCTGATTTCTGGATAGTTCTGCAGCTTCTTCATTACTTTCTCTTGAGACCTGAGGGCAGGGATACTAAAACTCCTAATTATTCTAGGGAGTAGCTCCTTTAGTCTTTCCATCTGGCACTTTACCTTTCATGATACATTAGTCTAATCAAGTATGCTGTGACTTCATCATTCTCTGCTTCTAATGCTATCTCAACTGGTATTAATCCTCTTTTTTTCAAGGGTGCTTTTGTTGCAACTGTTAATAACCATGGACATTTCTTTGCAAGAGTTTTGGTGACATCTAAAAATCCAAGTTCAGCTGCATAGTGcattaaagttttctttgttttatcttctTTATCTCTGAATCTCTGGTATTTGTTCTCATAGTTCAGTTCACTGTCCAATAGAATATCCAATAACCGGtttatctgcaaaaaaaaataaacacacaaTAGCATCATGCTAACACAGCATGCATACTCAGGATCCCTATTAACAAGATGTAAAACTCCCAAATCATGTTTTATAGCTCTTTCAAAATCTTGCTTCCAAACCCCACAATGAGCAATCTCTGTTGCTAAAGGTATTCCTAAGAACATCTGATATTCAAGACTTAATTATCATAAGCCTGAAGACATATTACATTTCATGATTTATAGAATTGTATGCAATGGTTGTTCAATAACCCAACCTGAAAGAAATTTAAGGAGTCATGGACCAGGAATTCTCCAATTTTTCTGACTTTCCACCTTGAGGGGACTACATGTCATTGCATATTGTGACATAAGCTTCACACTTTTTTAAGTGATTGATATTTATCAAATCTTAatagaaaacaaatttctgaaAATCAAATATTACAATTTTGACCACTAAATGGCTACTTTTCAAGTAAGGTTTTCATGCAGTAACTATCTGTTCCAAATCATATTTAAGAAAAGATGACTTTAAATATCAAAACACATACAGTTAGAGGTAGCAAGACTGATATTAATCCATTTTACATAGTAGAAAAATTGGACATGCATGATGTAATGATACACCAAAAATATGTCGCCCAACTATCTTTAGGGCCCAATGAATACAAATCTCTTTTGGTTATTGTGTGTACCCCTCAACCCCAGTTATGTACTTCTAACTAACAAATTGAGGGTAGGTTAGTTTTCGACACTTACCAGCCTTTCAAGGCCTGGAAGCTTTTCAGGGCTATTTTTATACCGTTCAGAGTTTGGCCACTGTTTTAACATCATGAGTGCCGGATCCTCACTGTCCAATTCGCCATCATCCTTGTACTTTTGGATCAGTTTTTCAACTCGCACCTCATCCATGGCCCTATTCCATGATATTCCTTCCCTCTGCTTTTGATTAATCTACAAAAGAATGATTTCATGCAAGGCTCATCGACCGTAATCATTTACTAGCTACAACTTATACCTTCAGCTCGTTGCTTTTGATCATAGTTTAAGATAAGTTTGGTTTGTGTAAGCCATTTCCTACGAGCCTGACACACACTGTGTGTAATATTGAAATTCTTCAGTAAACTATACTGAAAAGTTTTCCTGATCAGCATATATACATTAGGCCGTAGATATCATTAGCAATGTTCAATATCGACATTTTGGcttaaaaaagattttcaccTTAATCCAGAGCTCTGTGTGCAATTCATCTTCAAATAAGCCTGATTCTTGTTGTTGATCAATTTCAGGCTGGAACtcgtatttgtttttttctttgtagctAAACTCTACTAAAGAGTGATCTTCTTTTCTCATATCTGAATATTTTGCCACAAGCCACATCTAAGAGGTAGGTAAGTTCCAACAGTCTCTCAACATTCTTTAAAGACGACGAAATGAGACTTCCGCCAACGAGGTGAGAGTAGCGACGGTGCCACGGTACGCAGGACTATCTCATTACATTTCTAGTTCCCAGGTCCCAACGGTTCCTCGGGACTAATTCTGGTGCCGAGGCTCTGCCAGTAGAGAGCCGTTGAATAGTAGCGATCATTCCGGTGAGCAGTTGATATAGCAAGCGAAGAATGTATAGGAGGCGGGGTGGAGGGAGAGGAGAACGGTCTACAAAAAAGGAAGGTTAGGGAAGGGGTTTTCTACAATAGATCACGCAAGATTTGAGTAGCTATTTAAGGGGTTTATACGAACTGAAATTCGATCTACCAGGTGGGATGGGGAAATTTCCCCCCACTACAAGCTGGCCCCTGCTTTTAGTTTGCTACCAAATCTTTCAACTCGTTTCCTCGACGGAGCATATTTCATTTCTGTGGAAATCATGATACATTTAGGTCAACATGCGATTCTACTTTTTCTGCGTTAAACGCTAGACCACGAAAGCCCTAGAAGTTATATTACTATGAAACGTTGTGCCCAACGACAATCTGAATCTGAAATTTCGCTATGAAATTGTATTTTGGTCACAATATGATTTCGACAAGATAGGAATACGTTCTGCGTCCAGAAAATAAGTTGAAATCTTTGTGGGCGAAATGGTCAAGGTAGAGGGGAACTTGTTTTACTTAAGGGGGTGAAGTCGTAAAGGCTGTATGAGGCGAAGTTGCAATAAGGCAAAAACCTCCTCAAACCAGTGagataacaatttttatttttctggtttctttcttttggaTAAGGCTGGAGTTTAAAGTCACCCACAGTTTGGTCGTTTGGCGTTAGTTCTCAAGTTCATGGTTTATCTCTCTTgaagaattttaacttttgtatATAGAATAATAATGGttgttttgagctcggtgaagaaacagttaattttttttttaccgaattcaaaacttaccatatttccttttctatttataaaacatgacgctatcgacattgctgattctagcagtatgcaggacgcttatcatatatgaacttcgtaatgtgCTTTGCTCACCGGAAAGTCTCTGTGGCTcggtggtagagcatcggagtgcGGAATTCGAACGTTTTAGGTacgattcctcgtggggactcagaattttatctttctcctatttatctttttatgaaCTAACAGGTcatctaaaacttttttaataCCGGATTTAAACTGTTCTAAAAGCACTTCTTTCAATTGTAAATTTCATGAACTGATTCGAATTGCGAATTTTTGTATTTCTCCAAGCCTTTCTTGATATAATGCATTAGAATGACCGCTTGCGGAGGCCTCTCACACTTGGCTAAAGTGAACCGTTGTAACTCAATTTTTACCAAGAATCTAAGACACAGTGTCCTTCGTTGAACCATTTTAAACGAAGGACATGTGAAAATAGCGTGACGTGACCGAAACCATacaataagttttaaaaagtccGAGTTAAATTAGCATCTAAACCCTAAGGTTCCACAAGTCCTGCTAATGCCACGTGACTCAGTCTCGTTCTGAGAAAAACTGGTGTTGAAATTGCTGTAACACTGGAACATCAACTAATGCATTTACAAGCATTAGTATTTCACGGTACGGacgatgaaaacaaatttaacgaACTGGCGATATTTGACGAAGACCCAAAATAGGGTTCTGTGGGTTCTGGAAAAACCTGTGGAAAATCTTGGAAAAAAGATTTCTGTTCTTGGAAATTACTGGAGTTAATCGAGCGTATTTAATATTTCGCATTTCTGTATTAGCACCAATAGTCAACTTGTCATTGTACGGAAAAATTTATGCGCTCCAAGGagttaattatttcatttctaatGGCTAACACCTCATCCTCGATGATTAACTGAATTAGCATTTCACCactaagaaactgaaaaagacgTTTTTTGCCCCGATTTGACAAATGCTGCTTCTCCGATGAAGTTCTATTCTCCCAAAAAGGAGCTTCACTCGTCTTTTCCACTGAGTAAAAGCTAACTGAGTGTCGATGAATAAGCGGCAAAAACTCAGCAAACTCTTCATAATTTATGCAAGCAGAGGGACATTCAATGTACACCCTTACTCGTTATTTCTAATTAGCATCTGCAAAAACAGTGCAAACCACGCGGAGATTGTATGCTACGCTGTATTTTATCAAACACTCGGATGACCTTGGATAGGCAGCAACAAATTACCATCTGCTCGTGCATTGTGTTTTCTTGGAATTTCTTTCACCTCCTAATGAAGGCGATTTCGCACTCAGCTTGAGGCTTCCCTTTAAGCTTTCACCAGAATCATGGAGATAGAAGCTCTGTTGAAAAGAtgagaaataacacaaaaagatgtttaatGGTGGTGTTTATTACGtacattccacgtttatttCACAGTGGCATTTTGCATATCACATCCACCTAGATATATGTTGCTTCTGGCAGCAGTCCTTTGCACTTTTCCTTATTCTCTCTGGAACTCAAAAGTTAAAAGACGACCCGCAAAATTTGTTGCCTATAAAGAAGCGTATTACTCTGCACCTTTTTTCTACCCTCGCCGAAAAATCcaagacaaaatgaaatatattttatatctGTATACTGGAATGTTTTCCGGAATCGACAGTGATAAACCTGAAGAGCTACAAGACTGTTTACGAGGAAAGCTGCAAAAAGAGGCAATCGTGAAAAATACCAACGACATTCTGGCAGACGAACATGATTTCAGGAAAGAACTCCGTGGCAGTGACTGCGTTGTTTTAGTAGGTTCGGGTCAAGCTTCGTTCCTTATTCAGAACCAACAGCAAGAAACAGAAGATGGTTTGATCATTTTTGACGGTAAAGTTATACATGAAGAGTtcacagaaaacagaaaacttgtGGAGAAACTGATTATGGTTTTCTTCACcgaaaaaaacaagaatgattGGATCCCAACTGGTATggatgaaaaaagaatttttcgtCTGAAAGGAGAGAAAATTTGGGAGGGAAACCCGGCCCTTGACCACCTCGAATATACCATAAGACGAGTACTGGGAGAGACTGTACTGGATTGGTGAAAGAGTACAGCTTCATCTACTGACAGCAGGAGACTGGTACTATTTTTGTATATTtccactgaaataaaaagaagaactgctgataaaaagtattttaatacTTTATAGAgtcagaaataaatttaaaaactagTTGTAATCAGCGACTCGGACgaagtttattatttttgttgtaaggACAGAAGTGTCCTTTTGACAAAACACTTGagttttttagtttcaaaagcTGCTAAAAATACGCTGCTTTTATGACACAAAATTATTTATGATACGAGAGATGGTTAAACATATGGGTATTGTAACTGGTGAGACATTTATATTAGTCTTGTGCTACCAGGTAATTCTTTTCAGGAAGCAATTTTTGAATGGAATGGACCCTGATATAGCTTACAATTTCATGACGGAGAAATGTTTGTATATCCAAATATAGTCACTATGTTCTAGGCCCAGGTACGTTATTTGGCACCGTTTGTTATTTAAGTTTAGTGTGATAagcaatttcttaaatttcacAAGTATTTAAAAGATTGTAAGAGTGAATACGAATGTTGAAAACTACACATTAAATAGTggaaaaaatgttgatttttttaaggttcCTGCACGTCATTTCGTAAAACAGTGTATGTGGGCTGATCATGAGGTGCCGTTATACTCTGGCATCTAATTTtgggtctcaatggggtgacTGCTCTACATGGCTAACGGttaaattttggccattttacggctgaAGTAATTTTCCCTCTCGGTTGAAACGAACATTTCTGCGgttatttttttctaacactgaaagttagaatttttcaatttttatgcGTAACGCCTActttttttggccgttttacggccgAAGACTAACCCCCCTAACTGAACCAGCGAGCTCCCTGGGGTCATTCGACGCCTCATCATATCTTCCGTGAAGGTTTATGAGCCCAATATGGTACAAAATGTTTAGAGAAAGATAAAGAAGTAGCCTAACAGAAATTTTGATTGCGTTCAATAGATGACATTCGCATCAGCTCCCTTCTCTTAAAGTAAAATTGATTCCTAATTGctcagaggaaaaaattttgatatcCCTTTAGGGGTAGGGTAACTACGGCCTCAAATCGAACTTCTGATCTTCCAAATAGATattgaaaagattgaaaaacaaagtaGGAGTTACTTCTGATTTAATATCTGAAGTTTGTTTTTCAGCCTCTAACCGTCAGTTCATACAAACACAAACCGAGATGCCGTTCTAGGTATCAAATATATAAGGAGCGAGACTTGTTTCGTTATGGGTAGGCGGCCAGGTTGCAAAGCAAGATTCATTGTGGCGACGTTATAAAAACGCTTGATTAGAATAGTCGCGATGTTTGGAGAGATAAAGCAGTCTACGACTGACAGCTgatgaaattccctgactttcaATTTCCTAGTAAGTCTTCTAAGtcctcgtcgattccaccgcaagaaataacctgtgccacccaagcttcgactcgaatatgaagcacgaatcaagtaacataactgcttcatcttcgcggcaatatcacgctggtattttgattttccgatcgacaagaacggtgatcaggaatcgatcggtttgtttacctcataaacgtgaccgctgaccagccgctaagtgaaaacagcatagcgcggggtggggtggttggcgggcttatcgtcataagatattcgaataaatgctcaaaaagctctaggactatcagtctaaacagtgaaggcatgcttcgtggtacagacaacttttattttattctcataactttctcctttaaattagaactggtattaattaatagagttatcaatatatttttaacggggtacccatataacctttttgcttgtcatcagtggtataaaataaaatgtcttttccaccagaaccttttatttatgccccattgcacggaatgaacactgtACTTAGagtgtttgctctaagtaattttttctgttcccaagaatgtatgcaaagtgatagagatttgaatcattccgctgacacgttcttttaagttatggcgcgtgtagattttttctatcaaaagtcgcgcgtgcaacacaccggaattgaaaattcgtcgtaaaatcgcacgaactttagaatgagtgtaggcaactttgacttctggcgagattaagtggatggttcaaaggaccccctgagatttttttcaggactataactgagatttgttaataactatgataatcgtcatcattagcggacggtgctttttgcccatggTTGTCATCagtatcgttatcacgccggaagtggtataaagccggcatgtcgccttacctaactacacagaaaattgttctctcttttgctccccttggatcctggaaactgttactattaagacgatcaacaagaaaacctttataattattgaaacttttgattaacagaatgtaggaaaaatcggtggggagactttttcgcgtatcttataatctgaacgatagttttaaataaaagaaataacaattcattcaatttaacttagttgtctcgtgtttaaaagtggcgtttctggggaccgtagattcttctttgattcttcttgtctcagccaagactcactatcatcaacttttttcttgtgcttcttacggcatgggacacagagagctgaggtaagcgattgcaaatttctcagttaaagtaaagcccagtagcatccatcaggaattaaaaatcgacatgcactgtttatttttattattcttaatcaaataaggggtgttttagtctgcaaatttaatcatattggttaatgagaatcatacaaactgaggaaaactgaccgcaaataattgtgaaccgtacgcatgaataagtatattgcgttgtcaggtgatttgatcttctacaaaacattattgattatcaaccgagcaacattatacatatttccat
This is a stretch of genomic DNA from Pocillopora verrucosa isolate sample1 chromosome 12, ASM3666991v2, whole genome shotgun sequence. It encodes these proteins:
- the LOC131784268 gene encoding transient receptor potential cation channel subfamily A member 1-like is translated as MRKEDHSLVEFSYKEKNKYEFQPEIDQQQESGLFEDELHTELWIKINQKQREGISWNRAMDEVRVEKLIQKYKDDGELDSEDPALMMLKQWPNSERYKNSPEKLPGLERLINRLLDILLDSELNYENKYQRFRDKEDKTKKTLMHYAAELGFLDVTKTLAKKCPWLLTVATKAPLKKRGLIPVEIALEAENDEVTAYLIRLMYHERAQSLFSWRPDQDITNPQPSFYTFKSIIENPKMKKTVVAVLDQMVNPHWPHLPKRKETYSNEEEREGVEGAWNSITDDPLDYQFYYHILDGDEGGRPPKIETSAEKKERDNPHFNWRNKSCLEVIAKSKNKEALQHPVVRMLVKTKWNSYGHLFLSLQAALYVIFLLFLSYSLLYASTKLDPTQYRGTADLLRGICEVFTLLMVLFYMCEEINQMRLNGYSYFIEWITLFDWLGLVLILCVIPLRYIGSKSQWLVASSAFLFNFLRILKFSCLTRTTGLYTKTLAKIIQQDLARFLAVFSVIFFPFCSALFLSLRSSRQIPDNKEFSGFQSVLLRGFRALSEQRPIAEDYSTFNWLSILLMLAYMGTVIVILLNILIAQMSTTYIQAKKVARLEYDVDRILQLTRMERFPFLNLRVKYYKKGGWISEKKLAEELLEFSEDRSPWESVEDKLYAIRDKMRKMIKQMRQQRE